gcgccttcggatgcttcggatttcaaatgaactgcgtgcgtagctgcACTACAGTGGTGAAAACGAAACGGAACAACCCAAAATATCTAATCTGTAGCACAGGCAACAAGCCACTAGATGCCAATCCGatgtgctgtcttcccggcatgcctcgggtgcccaggaaaaaaaaaaattccttcatGGATAAGTGAAAACTGAAGAGCCGCCAGTGAACAACGTGGCGCCTACGTGCTCCGCTGATCGAATTTCTTTTGATCCCGCTCTTAACtgggcggtaaaaaaaaaaaaaaatggccttaGAGTCGTCCTAGCATGCATTATGGACGattctatagtaggatacaacttaaaaaaacagcagttgctaacactgagccacggtccgcagcgtactgtattactccgctggcccatcTTAATAGTAAACGAAAACAACTTTTTAACGTTTGActatattaaagggacactgaggagaactctatcattttttttttgttcgcaaaatctgatagtttggcatttcatggctttgttgccgcttgtccgggcgcgaaagatgcatttatttcaaagaaatttggattcgaagatgaaaaagtttttcccgccgctctgattctaactcagggaactcttatgacgccacggcaactcttatgacgtctcagaacggagtgacgtgatacgcgacgtaaacgcagactccgtgatttctgatgTCTAGcagtgcggtgcgcaaccttcctttgccagcctcagagattcatggcctccatgaagtaaggaaaattccttcaaggtggcgcctcttgtcctaggaagtcatcacgcttgtacttgcgagattggcctgtggcggcgacacctgcattttggttcttgctatcttctaaattacaagagctttgttttcagtaagagtggcgtttttgtgatcaggagctgctattctatcgatacaagccaacttcaatttctcctcagtgtccctttaaacaagccacgtatcaaaattctagctcctataatttttttcttgtgattaatTCTTTGTGTGGGCAACAAGAAAAGTATTAACGATGgtctactttttttttcgtggaggaAATCTGTAAGGCGGTCGTGAATGTGGGAGGAGCTTCACTGCAAactagagtgaactagaagatagagtgtgtcaaacgcctatgccgcctgtgtatcaaaattgaggcaaaaagagggtaatttccgctaggatcgctgcgaacgttatctttccctaggtgcctttttaagAGCGGCAGAACCCGCGCGCCGCGTGGCGTAGTTGTTAGTGAACTCGCTTTACACGCGGAAGACCAGGGTTTGATTCTCCCTGAATgaacaatttgtttttcttttttcttttattttaaatcgcagtttgttttagtgcaaacaagccgtggcagcaaaaaaagaaagaaaaccaaaaccgaaactgaagtttgtgaagcgtcgccttgctgctgctgtgaaaATAAACGGTGAAAACGGTGTGAAAATAAaccccaaggcattggggtttagggatagtgaagggaaagtggattttaagaggttagaagtaaccaagtgaaggttatctgattggtggctaaaagcaagacaggagtaaaatttcacaagacacggctaggtggcttgagccaccgcccgatgtaaagggttcagccgtatccatccatccatccatgtcagtgcacgttaaagatccccaggtggtcgaaattattccggagccctcctctacggcgcccgtttcttctttcactccctcctttatcccttcccttacggcgcggttcaggtgtccaacgatatatgagacagatactgcgccattttcctttccacaaaaaccaattattaacagcGGAGCACCTAGGCCGCCTAGGCCGCCTAGGCGCCccgctctgttcgcgtttctttccatcgcccctgtaCGGTAAAGAACTCTGGTCAGAGGACTTCTATTTTTGTTGTGATGTATTGTAAACCACTTGTTATTCTAGCCGaagaaaaagcaaataaaaaaagcaataCCTCGAATAGTACTCGCTAATTATTGAAGCTGCAGGCAACGTTTCTAGGCAACGAGTACCAGTAGCCACCGGTAGCCAGTCCAATCCAAGCTAAGGCGGTGTTTGCTGGCGACGCCATTTGCGGCATGTAACATGTGGTTTCTGTCAGCAACGTTATGCAACGCGGTAGTTTTCGGCGCCGCTGATCATTGAGAGAGTAGTAGTCGCGGCATAGCCGCAAAAGGCGAGCAAGATGCAAGTGTCGAGCACGAACGACGTCAAGATCTACAACTTGAGCGGCGGGAGGTCGCTGCCGGAATGGCTGTCGGACCGCAAGAAACGCATGCTGGCCAAGAAACACTCGGAGATTCGTCACCGTATCGAGCTCATCCAAGACTTCGAGATGCCCACCGTGAGCACAGGTGTAGCTATGTCGCGTGACGGCCAGTACGTGATGGCGACCGGCACGTACAAGCCGCGCATCCGCTGCTTCGAGGTGTCGCAGCTATCCATGAAGTTCGAGCGCTGTTTCGACTCCGACGTCGTCGCGTTCGACATCCTCAGCGACGACTACACCAAGATGGTGTTCCTCCACTGTGACCGGTATGTGGAGTTCCACGCCGGCTACGGGCGCTATCATCGGATCAGGATCCCGAAGTTTGGTCGCGACATGGCATACGGGTCGGCCGCCTGCGAGCTGTACTTCGGCTGCGATGGAGCCGAAGTTTACCGGCTCAACTTGGACCAGGGTCGCTTCTTGAACCCGCTGCTGACTGAGGCGACGGCGATTAATGTGTGCCGCGTGAACACCTACCACAATCTCGTCTGTCTGGGAACGGAAGAGGGCAAAGTGGAGGCCTTCGATCCCAGGTGCAGGTCGCGGGTTGGAGTCCTAGAGTGCGCATTGAACAGCGTGACTGAAGATACGGAGATTCGAGGAATGCCTTCGGTGACCGCAATGACGTTCAAGGACGCCTTGACGCTCGGTGTTGGGACGGCGACCGGTCAGATCCTGCTGTTCGACATTCGATCCGACAAGCCGCTGCTCGTGAAGGACCACCTGTATGGTATGCCCGTCAAGAAAATCGCCTTCCACTCCGACGCCGATGTCGTGATGAGCATGGATTCGAAGGTGCTCAAGCTGTGGGACCGCACTTCAGGGAAGGCATTTACGTCGGTCACACCAGGTGTCGACTTGAACGACCTGTGCCTTGTGGGTAACTCTGGGTTGTTCTTTTTGGCAAATGAAGATAAAAAGATACTGTCGTACTACATACCGAGCTTGGGCCCCGCCCCGAAGTGGTGCTCCTTCTTGGACAACCTGACTGAGGAGCTGGAGGAGACGCACCAGGACACTGTGTACGACGACTACAAGTTCGTCACGCAGAGGGAGCTAGAGGACCTTGGTCTGGGCCACCTCGTGGGCACAAACCTCCTCCGAGCCTACATGCATGGCTACTTCCTGGATGTGCGGCTCTACCACAAGGCTAAAGCACTGGTGCAGCCGTTTGCCTATGATGAGTACCGAAAAAAGAAAATCAGAGACACACTTGAGGCGACCAGGAAGAACCGTGTTGAGAGCAAATGCAAGCTGCCAACGGTTAACCGAGAGCTGGCGAGGAAGCTCCAAGAAGCAGCTGAAACTGAAAGCACAACACAGAAGGTGGCTTCAAAGAAGGCTCCAAAGACTGCTCTTTTGGGTGACTCGAGGTTCAAGGCAATATTCGAGAACCCTGATTTTGAAGTTGATCCAGCCAGCGATGAGTACAGGCTGTTAAACCCACTTGTAAAGAGCCTGGACAAAcgacagaagaagcagaaggatGAAGCTGTGAAGAAGAGGGATGACATCATGGACTTGCTCAATCCAGTTGAAGGTGGCGAGGGTCAAGGCAGTTCAAGTGAGGAAGAAAGTTCAGATGACGATAGAACATGGACGAAGGAGGTCAAGAGGCAGCATCGAATTATAAAGCAGGAGGCAAAATCTGAGACGTGCCCCAAGATGTATGAGCTGAAGAGCGGCATTGAGCTCCGTGGTGGGCTTCTCGATGGCAAAAGTGCTAGTGTGGAAGCTGTGAGAAGGCAGCAGAAGACTGCACGAAAGTTGACGCTCGCGCAAAGACTGCACAGAGAGAAGGCAGATGCCAGTGCGGTGGCAGGCGCTGGTGGGAACAGAATGATGACTTTTGAGCTGAGAAAAACAAAGGCTGAGCGGGACAGAGAACAGAGGGCAAAGGTGCATATGACTGAGCGGAAGAAAGTTAGGCGTTCGACAAAAGGGTTGAAAATGGGAAAGGCAGGACAGCTCTAATCTATCTCACAGTTTTTGTAAATAAAGTGCCTCTTATTCACGTGTCACCCTCGCTGTTGTTGGACGACGGAATTGAAGGCTGGCTTGTAGTGGGCCCATGTTTAAGCCACATTTTTGTTGAAAGTGCAACGCCAGGAACGTTTTGATGTTCACGGGAGCTGGGGAAAGTGTCGTGCACTCGGCTTTGGGGCCATGGTTACGTGTGCCTTAAAAAGTTAGTTTCTGCACACGTTGTATTACTTGACAAGTGTGTACTGACACCCTCTGGTTATGCCCTTGGATGGGTTATCTAGGGTAGTCTACCTGTACCCACG
The genomic region above belongs to Amblyomma americanum isolate KBUSLIRL-KWMA chromosome 9, ASM5285725v1, whole genome shotgun sequence and contains:
- the l(2)34Fd gene encoding nucleolar protein 10 lethal (2) 34Fd encodes the protein MQVSSTNDVKIYNLSGGRSLPEWLSDRKKRMLAKKHSEIRHRIELIQDFEMPTVSTGVAMSRDGQYVMATGTYKPRIRCFEVSQLSMKFERCFDSDVVAFDILSDDYTKMVFLHCDRYVEFHAGYGRYHRIRIPKFGRDMAYGSAACELYFGCDGAEVYRLNLDQGRFLNPLLTEATAINVCRVNTYHNLVCLGTEEGKVEAFDPRCRSRVGVLECALNSVTEDTEIRGMPSVTAMTFKDALTLGVGTATGQILLFDIRSDKPLLVKDHLYGMPVKKIAFHSDADVVMSMDSKVLKLWDRTSGKAFTSVTPGVDLNDLCLVGNSGLFFLANEDKKILSYYIPSLGPAPKWCSFLDNLTEELEETHQDTVYDDYKFVTQRELEDLGLGHLVGTNLLRAYMHGYFLDVRLYHKAKALVQPFAYDEYRKKKIRDTLEATRKNRVESKCKLPTVNRELARKLQEAAETESTTQKVASKKAPKTALLGDSRFKAIFENPDFEVDPASDEYRLLNPLVKSLDKRQKKQKDEAVKKRDDIMDLLNPVEGGEGQGSSSEEESSDDDRTWTKEVKRQHRIIKQEAKSETCPKMYELKSGIELRGGLLDGKSASVEAVRRQQKTARKLTLAQRLHREKADASAVAGAGGNRMMTFELRKTKAERDREQRAKVHMTERKKVRRSTKGLKMGKAGQL